The Exiguobacterium acetylicum genome includes a window with the following:
- a CDS encoding nucleotidyltransferase domain-containing protein, with protein sequence MHQLHAIEQLVARLTQDPAVEAIFLKGSFGRGEEDVHSDIDLYCLVSEERQTKFLSRRLSHLAAYRPIIWKDEIDIIAPQMIVVYDDFLHIDLFTVTLDSLNHKDQLRVLYDPKQQLIDYTDTCDLTLSAQEATDEAIDAVWFLFQYKKAAARGNDLWAVEMLRSALIKFAKVLLHHHAPNRAQLGLKTIPTTLPDIPRLALEAIYDVLTPATHAEAAQRYLACLETERKALDRTLAAHPETLELLDRLTPELLIQQSRS encoded by the coding sequence ATGCATCAACTTCATGCGATCGAGCAGCTCGTTGCTCGACTCACACAAGATCCTGCTGTCGAAGCCATCTTCTTGAAAGGATCGTTCGGACGGGGAGAAGAAGATGTTCATTCAGACATCGATCTGTACTGCCTTGTCTCGGAAGAACGCCAAACGAAATTCTTATCCCGTCGTTTGTCGCACCTAGCCGCCTATCGCCCAATCATCTGGAAAGATGAAATCGACATCATCGCGCCACAAATGATTGTCGTCTACGATGATTTCCTACATATCGATTTATTCACGGTGACACTCGACTCGCTGAATCATAAGGATCAACTACGTGTTCTGTACGACCCGAAGCAACAGCTGATAGATTACACAGATACATGTGACTTGACGCTTTCCGCTCAAGAAGCGACCGATGAAGCAATTGATGCCGTCTGGTTCTTATTCCAATACAAAAAAGCAGCGGCACGGGGAAATGACTTATGGGCGGTTGAGATGCTACGTAGCGCTTTGATCAAGTTCGCGAAAGTATTGCTCCATCACCATGCTCCGAATCGAGCGCAACTCGGATTGAAGACGATTCCGACGACGTTGCCTGACATTCCTCGCCTTGCTCTTGAAGCAATCTATGACGTCCTTACACCAGCCACGCACGCAGAAGCGGCTCAGCGTTATCTAGCGTGTCTCGAGACAGAACGGAAAGCACTCGACCGGACGCTCGCCGCTCATCCAGAGACGCTCGAATTACTTGATCGATTGACACCTGAGCTACTGATCCAACAATCTCGATCGTAA
- a CDS encoding PepSY-associated TM helix domain-containing protein produces MNLMQTEEKVKKAPTSSAYRTIWRWHFYAGIIFAPFLVMLAVTGSIYLFKPQIENVLYQSYYEVTPQADRITATEQIDRVKVKYPDALVTSYRPGESDDRSSEVKVSSPDMSATVFVNPYSGKIIGTLSDDDRIMNKIEEIHGELMAGTTGDRIVELVACWAIVLIVTGLFLWFPRKQKGLSGVLFPRLRQGKKLFHRDLHAVPAFWITAGMLFLILTGLPWSGFWGTNFQSLVTNQGLGYPPSIWGGEAPTSTLQTKDIAEVPWAAETLDVPQSKVEGAVPASIDDIVAIGKQQGMDPSFKISIPSDPSGVYTLSAYPAKAQDEATIHLDQYSGAVLADYRYDNYGVVGKIVATGITLHKGTEFGWFNQLISLLICLGIILVAVSGFYLWLKRKPSKGMGAPKGPKTFMLKGFLAILVVLGIVFPLVGLSLLVVWLLDFLVIRRIPSVRRFFNA; encoded by the coding sequence ATGAATCTCATGCAGACGGAAGAGAAGGTCAAAAAAGCACCGACTTCTTCTGCTTACCGGACGATTTGGCGGTGGCATTTTTATGCTGGAATCATTTTTGCACCGTTCCTAGTCATGCTTGCTGTGACAGGATCCATTTATCTTTTTAAGCCACAAATCGAAAACGTCCTGTATCAATCGTATTATGAAGTTACACCACAAGCAGATCGCATCACTGCGACGGAACAGATTGATCGCGTCAAAGTGAAGTATCCCGATGCACTTGTCACGTCGTACCGACCGGGTGAATCCGACGATCGATCCAGTGAAGTGAAGGTCTCGTCACCAGACATGTCGGCGACGGTCTTCGTCAATCCGTATTCAGGTAAGATCATCGGAACATTATCAGACGATGACCGAATCATGAATAAAATCGAAGAGATCCACGGGGAACTGATGGCGGGAACGACTGGCGACCGGATCGTTGAACTCGTTGCCTGCTGGGCGATCGTCTTGATCGTAACGGGATTGTTCTTATGGTTCCCACGTAAGCAAAAGGGACTGTCAGGTGTCTTGTTCCCACGTCTTCGTCAAGGCAAGAAGTTATTCCATCGTGATCTCCACGCTGTTCCAGCATTCTGGATCACAGCAGGGATGCTGTTCCTGATCTTGACTGGCTTACCGTGGTCCGGTTTCTGGGGAACGAACTTCCAGTCCCTTGTCACGAACCAAGGGCTTGGTTATCCACCGTCCATCTGGGGTGGGGAGGCACCGACGTCAACACTTCAAACGAAGGATATCGCGGAAGTCCCGTGGGCTGCCGAAACACTTGATGTCCCGCAATCGAAAGTTGAAGGTGCTGTTCCAGCCTCGATCGATGACATCGTTGCGATTGGAAAACAACAAGGGATGGACCCAAGCTTTAAGATTAGCATCCCAAGTGATCCAAGCGGGGTCTATACACTGTCTGCGTATCCGGCGAAAGCACAGGATGAAGCGACGATCCATCTTGATCAATATTCCGGTGCCGTGCTCGCCGATTACCGCTATGACAACTATGGTGTCGTCGGGAAGATCGTCGCGACTGGAATTACGCTTCATAAAGGAACGGAATTCGGCTGGTTCAACCAATTGATCAGTCTGTTGATTTGTCTTGGAATTATTCTCGTGGCAGTCAGTGGTTTCTATCTCTGGCTGAAGCGAAAACCAAGTAAGGGAATGGGGGCACCGAAAGGTCCAAAAACATTCATGCTGAAAGGATTCCTCGCCATACTCGTCGTGCTTGGTATCGTATTCCCGCTCGTCGGACTGTCGTTGCTCGTCGTTTGGCTACTTGATTTCCTCGTTATTCGTCGTATTCCAAGTGTAAGGAGGTTCTTCAATGCGTAA
- a CDS encoding CPBP family intramembrane glutamic endopeptidase, with product MKTMRTTNGGLLVGSLLLLVGFVALVQFDWAWWALFLCGLVAWAVTFKKDSLQAVTFPKKLWMIPVGALLYVVLSILIGLIASSTGLEWAANPASGHLGQIAFMLPFMLMGEELLGIGILEGARSKGLSMWTSTLLSAVVFGLIHIPSYWDGSLVSTLLHVLLLQGVARLIFNYVYIKTGRSIFGSWISHMIVDFVVLSIF from the coding sequence ATGAAGACGATGCGGACAACGAATGGTGGGTTACTAGTCGGGTCACTACTACTGTTAGTTGGTTTTGTTGCATTGGTGCAGTTTGACTGGGCGTGGTGGGCATTATTCTTGTGCGGGCTTGTTGCATGGGCAGTTACTTTCAAAAAAGATAGTCTACAAGCGGTTACGTTTCCAAAGAAGTTATGGATGATTCCGGTCGGTGCGCTGCTCTACGTCGTCTTAAGCATACTCATCGGATTGATTGCTAGCTCGACTGGACTGGAGTGGGCAGCTAATCCAGCTTCTGGTCACTTGGGGCAGATTGCCTTCATGCTTCCATTCATGTTGATGGGGGAAGAGTTGCTTGGGATTGGAATATTGGAAGGGGCAAGAAGTAAAGGGTTATCGATGTGGACGAGTACCCTGTTGAGTGCTGTTGTGTTCGGTCTCATTCATATTCCGTCATACTGGGACGGCTCACTCGTATCGACTCTCCTGCACGTATTATTACTTCAAGGTGTAGCACGGCTGATCTTCAACTATGTTTATATCAAAACAGGTCGCAGTATTTTTGGGTCATGGATTTCTCACATGATCGTTGATTTTGTTGTATTATCCATTTTTTAA
- a CDS encoding VOC family protein, with product MSIHPQITLGPVRLRVTDLDRSVSFYTGSLGLRVLTQTEQLTVLGAQGTPLVELEVHPNARRFPPNSVTGLYHFAILLPNRKELGFVIRNLIAQGIEIGQGDHLVSEAFYLSDPDGNGIEIYADRPRDTWTYEANGDVKMTTDPVDWQSMLVEAGEEDWYGMPSETVMGHMHFHVKTLEAARKFYIETLGFEVAADASRMRALFVAAGGYHHHIGLNVWSGVNAPTNPKDAVGLVYWTLRYPDQATLQTAIETLKVSAYTVTDQAGDVYVTDDAGITVRLTVARLEN from the coding sequence ATGTCCATTCACCCACAGATTACACTCGGTCCTGTTCGCTTGCGTGTGACGGATCTCGATCGTTCCGTTTCATTTTATACCGGATCACTCGGATTACGTGTGCTGACACAAACTGAACAATTGACTGTGCTCGGCGCACAAGGTACACCACTTGTTGAGCTGGAAGTCCATCCGAACGCCCGCCGTTTTCCACCGAACTCGGTTACCGGGTTATACCACTTTGCGATTTTATTACCAAACCGAAAAGAACTCGGCTTCGTCATCCGGAACCTGATCGCTCAAGGCATTGAAATTGGTCAAGGTGACCATCTTGTCAGTGAAGCGTTTTATTTATCGGACCCAGATGGGAACGGCATTGAGATTTATGCCGATCGTCCGCGTGACACGTGGACGTATGAAGCGAATGGCGACGTCAAGATGACGACCGATCCTGTCGACTGGCAAAGCATGCTCGTTGAAGCAGGAGAAGAAGATTGGTATGGCATGCCAAGCGAGACCGTCATGGGACACATGCACTTTCACGTTAAGACACTCGAAGCAGCGCGGAAGTTTTATATCGAGACACTCGGCTTTGAGGTGGCGGCTGATGCTTCCCGCATGCGGGCGTTATTCGTTGCTGCTGGCGGTTACCATCACCATATCGGTCTGAACGTCTGGTCTGGAGTCAACGCACCGACGAATCCGAAAGATGCAGTCGGACTCGTCTACTGGACGTTACGTTATCCTGATCAAGCGACGCTTCAGACGGCGATCGAGACGTTAAAGGTTTCTGCTTACACTGTTACGGATCAAGCAGGAGATGTATATGTGACCGATGATGCCGGTATTACGGTTCGATTGACTGTAGCACGACTAGAAAATTAA
- a CDS encoding winged helix-turn-helix transcriptional regulator, whose amino-acid sequence MEETPSCRVETALEILTGKWKPSILLVLITRGTLRFSELKRQLPNITQKMLTAQLRELELNDIVHREIYQEVPPRVEYSLTDYGRTLIPVLDAINAWGEQHVIHLENKDKLTSASQ is encoded by the coding sequence ATGGAAGAGACACCAAGTTGTCGTGTCGAGACGGCACTCGAAATCTTGACCGGGAAATGGAAACCGTCGATTTTACTTGTATTGATCACGCGCGGAACACTCCGCTTCAGTGAACTGAAACGACAATTACCAAACATCACGCAAAAGATGCTGACGGCTCAACTACGTGAGCTCGAACTGAATGACATCGTCCACCGCGAGATTTATCAGGAAGTCCCACCACGTGTCGAGTACTCGCTGACGGACTATGGACGGACACTCATTCCGGTCCTTGACGCAATCAATGCCTGGGGCGAACAGCACGTCATTCATCTCGAAAATAAAGACAAACTAACGTCTGCTTCACAATGA
- a CDS encoding FixH family protein, giving the protein MRKSKSMQTLVLVGLLVTTTSLAGCAVDSDAAEQYVVSKPLSIKMNVPTDVQPDAKKKQTFEATVWREAKPAQKVDYVHFEIWKADGTVRYSMEPAEEMQPGVYTIAKVLPKSGLYYVKAHASSEGAMIMPTRQFIVGELSKEDLKILQGGAKPAGGSSGHHH; this is encoded by the coding sequence ATGCGTAAATCTAAATCGATGCAAACACTCGTGCTCGTCGGACTGCTCGTCACGACGACGAGCCTTGCCGGTTGTGCGGTCGATTCCGATGCTGCAGAACAGTATGTCGTATCTAAGCCATTATCAATCAAAATGAATGTCCCGACAGACGTACAACCGGACGCCAAGAAAAAGCAGACGTTTGAAGCAACGGTCTGGCGTGAAGCGAAACCGGCTCAAAAAGTCGATTACGTTCACTTTGAGATTTGGAAAGCAGATGGAACAGTCCGTTATAGCATGGAACCGGCAGAAGAGATGCAGCCAGGTGTTTATACGATTGCAAAAGTACTGCCGAAGTCCGGGCTGTATTATGTCAAAGCCCATGCAAGCAGTGAAGGCGCGATGATCATGCCAACACGGCAGTTCATCGTCGGTGAGTTATCGAAAGAAGATTTAAAAATCTTACAAGGTGGAGCAAAACCAGCTGGTGGGAGTAGCGGTCACCATCACTGA
- a CDS encoding Rgg/GadR/MutR family transcriptional regulator has translation MPSHGELLRELRIKKGMTQKQLYDSVMSKSYAIRFEQGKHEISFHLIQLLLERLGMEIDEFLYIHHGFKESLIEQFYDEYGLKGNANDIDGLILLRSQYYDLPESYQNSLRIAELDARIEQLTHFNQYGVFSKEAIAEDTRQTILDYLDRIETWTIGELRFLANTLDFIDYERKVEYFRSILPSLDRYKQFKRGRTIIYTLLINEIHELIMTNELDMAQVLLLQLDDFTQGVEAMFYRNSHSFYTGLLLIAQGDVTTGTMYVERALMIYEVLGYPHQATLSRSFYEILLEKALHQ, from the coding sequence ATGCCATCTCACGGAGAATTATTGAGAGAATTGCGAATCAAAAAAGGAATGACACAGAAGCAACTCTACGATTCTGTCATGTCTAAATCTTATGCGATTCGCTTTGAACAAGGAAAACACGAGATATCCTTTCACCTGATCCAGTTACTCCTCGAACGACTCGGAATGGAAATTGATGAGTTTCTTTACATCCATCATGGATTCAAGGAATCACTCATCGAGCAATTTTATGATGAATACGGATTAAAGGGGAATGCGAACGACATCGACGGGTTGATTCTTCTTAGATCGCAGTATTACGATTTACCGGAGTCTTATCAGAACAGTTTGCGAATTGCTGAACTCGATGCTCGTATCGAACAACTGACTCATTTCAATCAATATGGTGTCTTTTCAAAAGAGGCCATTGCAGAAGATACTCGTCAAACGATTCTTGATTACTTGGACCGTATTGAAACGTGGACAATTGGTGAACTACGTTTTTTGGCGAATACGCTCGACTTCATCGACTATGAAAGAAAAGTGGAGTACTTCCGTAGCATTCTCCCTTCCTTAGATCGCTATAAACAATTCAAACGTGGACGGACCATCATCTATACGTTATTGATCAATGAAATCCATGAATTGATCATGACGAATGAACTGGACATGGCACAGGTGTTACTCCTGCAGCTCGATGACTTTACCCAAGGTGTCGAAGCGATGTTCTATCGAAATTCACACAGCTTTTATACCGGTCTCCTACTGATTGCGCAAGGTGATGTAACGACAGGAACGATGTATGTCGAACGAGCCTTAATGATTTATGAAGTACTCGGTTATCCACACCAAGCAACATTATCGCGTTCGTTTTATGAAATCCTTTTAGAGAAAGCACTTCATCAGTGA
- a CDS encoding DedA family protein, producing MDIMALVRLAGGIMFTPLSDDVLMMSFAALRLREGMYPIVIWLTAWPVFFIAFTWFYLLARFFREIPLVKRWMKSRFLERAETIIERRGLWAIGLSFFLPGVRHPIHYVAGLLGYPLPRYLLMTFLAAGVYTGLWTFLIVRIGEAVTWSELWNWLQVNPGIVGSVLIIVIGIAVIGIVHHRRQKDTVEESSSI from the coding sequence ATGGATATCATGGCACTCGTCCGCCTGGCTGGCGGAATCATGTTCACCCCATTGTCGGACGATGTCTTGATGATGAGTTTTGCAGCATTACGTTTACGAGAGGGGATGTACCCGATCGTCATCTGGTTGACCGCTTGGCCGGTCTTCTTCATTGCTTTTACATGGTTTTATTTACTTGCACGGTTCTTCCGTGAGATTCCGCTTGTTAAACGCTGGATGAAGTCACGTTTCTTGGAACGAGCAGAAACAATTATTGAACGGCGTGGATTATGGGCAATTGGATTATCGTTCTTCTTACCTGGCGTTCGTCATCCGATTCATTACGTCGCAGGACTCCTCGGATATCCGTTACCACGTTATCTCTTGATGACGTTTCTAGCAGCAGGTGTTTATACAGGACTTTGGACGTTTTTGATCGTCCGGATCGGAGAAGCTGTCACGTGGTCGGAACTGTGGAACTGGTTACAAGTGAATCCCGGAATTGTCGGCTCTGTCTTAATCATCGTGATTGGGATTGCAGTAATCGGTATCGTGCATCATCGTCGTCAAAAGGATACGGTGGAAGAGAGTTCTTCGATTTAA
- a CDS encoding NUDIX domain-containing protein, whose translation MLHRRKTYTIRPERLEEFTEFFHTYLYPLQVSHGARLVGRWVTEAEDEVIAIWEYRDREHYEQVDRDVRNSALRREAMKKRARLGKNLYIKSYEDFMTSTGTYAPPRAIVSVTAYITNDAGEVLLVRNLHRGDTYEMPGGQVENHESILDAIKREVKEETGVDVTIDGITGIYQNVSSHVLCVCFRGKATGGELATQEGETTDVGFFPLTRDSLSEYIKREHFQLRTLDAMDPHYFPHALYKVRPYELISRYDGNTTSSSR comes from the coding sequence ATGTTACATCGCCGGAAGACCTATACGATTCGTCCCGAACGCCTAGAAGAATTTACTGAGTTTTTCCATACCTATTTGTACCCGCTTCAAGTTAGCCATGGTGCCCGTCTTGTTGGTCGCTGGGTGACCGAGGCAGAAGATGAAGTCATCGCCATTTGGGAATATCGTGACCGGGAACATTACGAACAAGTCGATCGTGATGTCCGCAATAGTGCCTTACGTCGTGAAGCGATGAAGAAGCGCGCACGCCTTGGCAAAAATTTATATATCAAATCGTATGAAGACTTCATGACGTCGACTGGTACGTATGCCCCGCCTCGCGCTATCGTTAGTGTGACCGCATATATTACGAACGATGCGGGTGAAGTTCTACTCGTCCGTAACCTCCATCGTGGTGATACGTACGAGATGCCGGGCGGACAAGTCGAAAATCACGAGTCGATTCTTGACGCCATCAAACGAGAAGTCAAAGAAGAGACCGGTGTCGATGTCACGATCGATGGGATTACCGGCATTTATCAAAATGTCTCAAGTCACGTCCTTTGCGTCTGTTTCCGCGGGAAAGCCACGGGCGGTGAACTCGCGACACAAGAAGGTGAAACGACGGATGTCGGCTTCTTCCCGCTGACGCGTGACTCGCTGAGTGAATACATCAAACGGGAGCACTTCCAGTTACGGACGCTTGATGCGATGGATCCACACTACTTCCCACACGCCTTATATAAAGTCAGACCATATGAATTGATCAGCCGGTATGACGGTAATACAACGTCGTCATCACGCTAA